The Leishmania infantum JPCM5 genome chromosome 28 sequence GTACATGCCGGAGacgacggtggtgctgtgCGCTGTCCTTATGGCAGCCGTGGAGCCGTGCGTCGTGCTCGTTCAGTCGCTGAACCTTTTCCGTGTGGTTGTTCTGGCCGAGTGCGCGACGCTTGTAGCGCGGCTGTGCACCATCATCGGCATCGTGTACGCTTGCCAGCGcaacagcgccggcggccgcacGCCCCAAGGCGAGGTGGGCAATGGGCTGCGCACCATGTGGGAAGCACGTATGGCATTGGCGTTTGGCCAGCTCGCGTACGCGATAACGCATGTGATCTACTACTCGCTGGTCCTGTCGGGGCTCCCAGTGGCTCGCTGGCTCGGCTCCAGCACCGCGATGGAGCAAGTgcgagcggcagcactgctggCGCATGCAAGGGACATGGGACACTCAGAACAAGATATAGGTCCAGGTAGGTCTGCTGGTGatgcgaaggcggcgccgtcttcgGCGCTTGCCGCCCCGTTGCAGGCGGGAAGATGGGCAACCTTTGCCTTTCCCTTCTGCTTCTACTCCATTGTGGACAGTGTCGCAGTCTGCCGGCGCTACGCCTCGCTCTTCAGCACGTTCCTGCGCGAAAGCCTGCTGCGACTGGTGCTGTCTGAGGGGGAGAGCCTCACGCTGACCTCTCTCGGCTCCGAGACGGCGCGGGGGTACTACCAGCTCATCTCTAGCCTCGGCTCTCTCGTCGCCCGCCTGCTCTTCCGCATCTGGGAGAACGCCTGCTTCGTCAAGTGGAGTCGCGAGGCTTCGCTGGGCCACCGACACACCGCCGTGCAGTTGCTGAAGCTGATGCTGCGCCTAGCCTTCTATGTCAGTTTCTCATTCACCCTGTTGGGCCCCCCGCTGGCAAAGACGTTCCTGGCCACGATGTACACGTCGCGGTGGGCGACACCGCAGGTGTCGACGGCGCTCCAGCTTTACTTCTACGATCTACCGCTGATGGCCTGGAACGGGCTGCTGGAGGCATTTCTGCGTGCCGTCGCTTCcccggcggtgctgcaacggctgcagcggtggatGGTCGGGGAGACAGTCTTGTACATCGCAGCGTGCTACGTCACGCTAGTCGCCTTTGGAAAGGCGGATTCACAGGGCGAGAGTGTAAGCGTCTTGGTGCTGCTGAACATCTTCAATACGCTCTGGCGGTGTGGCGTGTCCATTTACCTCCTGGTAAGCTCCCCGGGTGCTGCGGTCGGCTCTGCAACGGCTGCCTCCACTGATGCCCAAGCCAAAGACGGAGGCGGTCCTGCTGCCCCGGCCGCCCCTTCCCTCGCTCCGCCGTCTCCCATCGTGCACCTGCGTGAttttgcttctctctttcccaaGCACATTGTCGGCTCGATCCTCGGCATCTTTGTGTGTAGCCGTGTGCTGCGTGCATACTCAGTGGTGACCATCGCGGCCGTCGGCTTGGCGTACGCCGCAGTGATTCTTGCCTGGGATGGCGAGGTGCGCCAGCTTCTCGTGACACCGGTGTGGAGCCGTGTGCGGCCACTGTTGCTGGGGAGCCACGAGGGCTCGCACGTGGGCCTGGCCACTGCCCCTCCGCGAAGTGTGGAATTGCCCAAGAGCATGGCGGCGTGAACCGCTACACATGCCACGTGTGCATGGCGTGCGCCCGTGGCACGTGCCACACCGCGTTGCACTGTCGCAGTgctccttcccccttttgTGTTGCCCCCTACCCCTTTGCCGCTAACGTGCCAAACGCAGCCATTCGCTTTCTCTGGTGTGGTGTACGTGGGCGACATCGTAAAGCAACACTCCCTTCCCCCAAACACGAAGCTCGAGACTTGGGTATCGGTGACCAGGCCGatcggtggtgctgcgcgcttCTTTGCGTGCTTCTCTCCGCGCCAGTGCCAAGGTATCCAGAGCGAAAAAGAGCGGGTGAGTGGGATGGGggcaggagggaggagggtgtcTCTGCGGTACGCCTCCTGCCTCCATTCCACTGACGAGCACGAGATCTTGTGTgtctcgccctccccctcttcacGGCTCTGCGCGCACCGCATGTGCACCGCACCCTTTGCTGCTcttgcccccctccccctcctcttaTGCCGCGGATTCCTCTCTTGTGTATCctttcctgctgctgctgccgctgccacccccATCCCCATCGATGAGGGTGTGCACCCGCTTACACATGCATGCGGTCATTCTTCTGCTCATCGTTGCTTTGAAATTCGCCGCGAAGTACCACCAGCTTGCCATGATCTCTAGGTATGTGctgacgtgtgtgtgtgtgtgtgcgtcgacgATCCACACCAACACCCTCCTCCAAGAGGAGTACCATTGCCTCACGGATATCATATGAAGCCACTTCCACCGCCACGTGCTGCCGTTCCTCCCACCCgctcaccccctccacctcgtctTGCACACCGAGTCGCAGACGCGACTGGTTCGCTTAGCCAAGAGAACAACAAGAGCGAAGAAACAACGAGAAAACCGAAGGGAAAACGGCAAACAAAGACGTGCACTTGAtatccgcccctcccctctgaTCTGCTCTGCTCTGCTCGCCCGCCCCTGCCCGGTCTTTACGCACCCGCTCTGCGCTCGTCTCCTCGAAAGCGAACACaaaacaagaagagagaaacgagGGAGCGACACATGCAACATCTGCAACAATAGGACGACGCATGACATgatgtgcgtgagtgtggGTAGCACTAGTCGTGGTGGGGCTCATCCCTCCTCctgtgtatgcatgtatattGTGATGGTTGTCTTTCTCgctttgcgtgtgtgtgtgtgtgtgcttgtgggtAGGCGTGTGCGCATTATGTCTGGGGCCCCACACGCTCCTCTCTCGTCTCGCCTGCTTCCACTTCCTCTTGTTTTTCCGCCTTTCCACCCAcgccactctctctctctctcgccctctctcccccatcatcttatatatatatacatccATCTCTTTTATCGAGAGaaaagcgcgcacacacagacgcacgcgcacacctcaCTCtctttcacacacacacacacacacccctGACAATCTCCTCCTCATCAGtcatctctctcgctctctcccttttattattattaccccctccctccctccgtctttcGCGTTAGCCCAGCCATGTTTCGTCGTGTGCCGACGCGCGTGTTGCCCACTGCGTGCAGTGCGGCCCACAACGTGAGCCTCCGCTTCTGCCTCAGCATCAAAGTACCCACAATTGCCGAGTCCATCAGTACGGGTAAGGTTGTGAACTGGGCGAAGAaggtcggcgacgccgtcgccgaagaCGAAGTAATTTGCCAGATCGAGTCTGACAAGCTCAACGtcgacgtgcgtgcgccggcgAACGGCGTCATTACGAAGATCAATTTCGAGGAGGGCGCTGATGTCGAGGTCGGCGCGGAACTGTCCACGATGAAGGAGGGCCccgcgccagcggcaacTGCACCGAAGGCTGCGGAAGTCAAGTTGGACGCACCCAAGGCGGAGCCGCCGAAGGCTGCAGccccagctgctgcggcgcctgcgGCTCCTGCCGCAcctgtcgtcgccgccaagCCCGCGATGCACACCATGGCCAGCGCTGACCCGCGCACGAAGAGCGTCCGCATCTCCTCGATGCGCCGCCGGATCGCTGACCGCCTCAAGGCCAGCCAGAACACGTGCGCCATGCTGACCACCTTCAATGAGATCGACATGACACCGCTGTTCCAGCTGCGCGACAAGTACAAGGACGAGTTCCACAAGCGCCACGACGTGAAGCTGGGACTGATGTCGCCCTTCGTGAAGGCGAGCGCGATTGCGCTCAAGGATGTGCCGATCGTGAACGCATCCTTTGGCAAGGACACCATTGACTACCACGAGTTCGTAGATATCGCGATCgccgtggcgacgccgcgtgGCCTCGTCGTGCCCGTAATCCGTGATGTGCAGAACATGAACTTGGCAAACATCGAGACCGCCATCGCCGACTacgccgcgcgtgcgcgcatcaACAAGCTGACCATGGCTGAGATGACTGGAGGCACCTTCACTATCTCCaacggcggcgtcttcgGATCTTGGATGGGCAC is a genomic window containing:
- a CDS encoding putative dolichyl-P-Man:GDP-Man5GlcNAc2-PP-dolichyl alpha-1,2-mannosyltranslocase (unknown EC_number=3.6.99.B1); amino-acid sequence: MTPLAPSSFKGQLLLALMLSIGLKVLTFSLSTILTRLLLPYQNGVYFTFNVYNDAVLFIAREATRNVASRLPIIEPSAEAEDSAEQDGKGGAAHEMSPAERGRAPSAPSASSTRTPASLVSVANVRAVVSIAFCSVPLAIVVAAVVEALGTCLGAASFFPSMMQHARASQQVFRKAENASGLDGASTLTGLPFLLLPYMPETTVVLCAVLMAAVEPCVVLVQSLNLFRVVVLAECATLVARLCTIIGIVYACQRNSAGGRTPQGEVGNGLRTMWEARMALAFGQLAYAITHVIYYSLVLSGLPVARWLGSSTAMEQVRAAALLAHARDMGHSEQDIGPGRSAGDAKAAPSSALAAPLQAGRWATFAFPFCFYSIVDSVAVCRRYASLFSTFLRESLLRLVLSEGESLTLTSLGSETARGYYQLISSLGSLVARLLFRIWENACFVKWSREASLGHRHTAVQLLKLMLRLAFYVSFSFTLLGPPLAKTFLATMYTSRWATPQVSTALQLYFYDLPLMAWNGLLEAFLRAVASPAVLQRLQRWMVGETVLYIAACYVTLVAFGKADSQGESVSVLVLLNIFNTLWRCGVSIYLLVSSPGAAVGSATAASTDAQAKDGGGPAAPAAPSLAPPSPIVHLRDFASLFPKHIVGSILGIFVCSRVLRAYSVVTIAAVGLAYAAVILAWDGEVRQLLVTPVWSRVRPLLLGSHEGSHVGLATAPPRSVELPKSMAA
- a CDS encoding putative 2-oxoglutarate dehydrogenase, E2 component,dihydrolipoamide succinyltransferase is translated as MFRRVPTRVLPTACSAAHNVSLRFCLSIKVPTIAESISTGKVVNWAKKVGDAVAEDEVICQIESDKLNVDVRAPANGVITKINFEEGADVEVGAELSTMKEGPAPAATAPKAAEVKLDAPKAEPPKAAAPAAAAPAAPAAPVVAAKPAMHTMASADPRTKSVRISSMRRRIADRLKASQNTCAMLTTFNEIDMTPLFQLRDKYKDEFHKRHDVKLGLMSPFVKASAIALKDVPIVNASFGKDTIDYHEFVDIAIAVATPRGLVVPVIRDVQNMNLANIETAIADYAARARINKLTMAEMTGGTFTISNGGVFGSWMGTPIINPPHSAILGMHAIKKKPWVVGNEIKIRDIMAVALTYDHRLIDGSDAVTFLVKVKNLIEDPARMVLDLS